ACAGGAACAGCGCAGGCCCCCTACTTGGACGAGACGCCCACCCCCAGGTCGAACTCCCGATAGACCCGCGCCCAGAACCCGTCACGCAGCCACACCCGCGCCTCCGGGTAAGGCCGCAGCGAGTGCCCGAGCTCCTTCTCCGCCTCGATCAGCAGCTCGGTGTCGATCACGGTGGGCAGGATGGGCCCGGGCAGCAGGTCGCGGATGTTGTCGCGGCCACGGGTGAGGATCCACTTCTGGGCCACGTGCTCGCCCACGTCCTCCACCCGCGGTCTGCTCGGCCCGAGCTTGGCGACCTGGCCGGGCTTGGCGTGCGGCTTGACGGGGGCGCGCCCGGCGAAGACCTGCGCGGGCGAGGGCGCGGCGGCGGGCGGGGTGACGGGGACGGGCTGGGGAGCGCGGCTGAAAAACGGTCTTAGGAAATCGGCGCTGATCACTTCGACGGTGTCGGACTCCCACACCAGCCGTTCGGCCTGGTTGGTGCCGTAAGGCGGTTCCACGCCCCACAGATGGATGCGCACGCCGTACGCCTGCGCCGCCTCCACCGCCGGGACCATGTCCTCATCACCCGCCAGCAGGATCGTGTCAGTGACCGCATGATGCCTGGCCAGAGCCTCCAGATCGCTCCGGATCTGCGCGTCCACACCCTTCTGCTGGCCTCGGGCGTTCAGGTTGCCCAGTCGCACCTTGACCCACGGAAGCTGGGCGATGACCCGCTGGTCGACGGTGGGCACGCGGTCACGGGCTGCGTCATACCAATAGATCCGCAGAAGTTCGCCCGAAATACGTTCCTCTGCATGTTTCTGTAGACTCTGGATGAGCTCATCGGCGGCCACCCGATATTCCTTGCGCTCCTTCGCGCCGAGCAGCACTTCACCTGCCGCGGCGTACAGATAACCGACATCCACTAGGACGGCGTACTTGGCTGCCACAGGATGCGGCATGAGGTCTGGGATGGCCATGTCGTCCTCCAGGCCGCGGTGTTAGTTGATCGGCCGACTATATACGCCTACTTTCTCTAGATAGTCCCAACTCCCGGGGAACTTGACACCCGATTCGCAGGATCTATCTAGGGTAGTGCGCTCATCCGCCATGCCGACTTCCCTGGTGCGACAGGCTTACGCATAGCTCTAGCCGGGTTTCGCCATGTTTGTCTTCCCGGGTTGGCAGGTCTCTCCGGCTCGTCGCGCACGTTCCTGGACGCCAGGACAGCAGTCAGAGCCGCGATCTCCTCCGGCGTGGCGTCGCCGCGGACAATCCGCAGATCGGGCGTCACAGCGGGATGTTCCCATGCTTCTTGGGCGGCAGGGTCATCCGCTTGTTCCTGAGGGCCCGCAGCGCCCTGACGACCTGGGGCCGGGTTTCGGCCGGCCGGATCACCGCGTCGACGTAGCCGCGCTCGGCCGCGATGTACGGGTTGGCCAACGTGTCCTCGTACTCGGTGACGAGGGCGGCCCGCTCGGCCTCGGGGTCGGCGGCGGCGGCGAGCCTGCGCCGGTGCAGGATGTTGACCGCGCCCTGAGCGCCCATGACCGCGATCTGCGCGGTGGGCCAGGCCAGGTTCACATCCGCGCCGAGGTGCTTGGAGCCCATGACGTCGTACGCGCCGCCGTACGCCTTGCGGGTGATGACCGTGATCAGCGGGACGGTGGCCTCGGCGTAGGCGTACAGGAGCTTGGCCCCGCGGCGGATGATTCCGTTCCATTCCTGATCGGTGCCGGGAAGGAAACCCGGTACATCAACAAAAGTCAGGATCGGAATATTAAACGCATCACATGTTCGAATAAATCGGGCGGCCTTCTCAGATGCGTTGATATCCAGACATCCCGCGAAATGCATGGGCTGGTTGGCGACCACGCCCACCGGCTGGCCGTCCACCCGGCCGTACCCGACCACCACGTTCGGCGCGAACAGCGCGTGGACCTCCAGGAACTCCCCGTCGTCCAGCACGTGCCCGATCACCTCGTGCATGTCGTACGGCTGGTTCGGCGAGTCGGGGATGATCTCGTCCAGCTCGGGGACCGGGCCGAGGTCCGTGGCGGGCTCGTAGGCCGGGGCCTCGTCCAGGTTGTTCGACGGCAGGTAGGACAGCAGCGCCTTGACGTAGTCGAGCGCGTCCTGCTCGTCGGCGGCCTGGTAGTGCGCCACGCCCGACCTGGTGTTGTGCGTGCGGGCCCCGCCGAGCTCCTCGAACGTGACCTCCTCGCCGGTCACCGTCTTGATCACGTCGGGCCCGGTGATGAACATCTGCGACGTCTGGTCCACCATCACCACGAAGTCGGTCAGGGCGGGGGAGTAGACGTGACCGCCGGCCGCGGCGCCCATGATGAGCGAGATCTGCGGGATGACGCCGGAGGCGTGCACGTTGCGCTTGAAGATCTCCGCGTACAGGCCGAGCGCGACCACGCCCTCCTGGATGCGCGCGCCACCGCCCTCGTTGATGCCGATGATCGGGCAGCCGGTCTTGAGCGCCAGATCGAGCACCTTGACGATCTTCTCGCCGTACACCTCGCCGAGCGAGCCGCCGAACACCGTCACGTCCTGCGAGAACACGCACACCTGACGGCCGTCGACCGTGCCGTGCCCGGTGATCACCCCGTCGCCGTACGGTCGCCGCTCCTCCAGCCCGAACATAGTGGACCTGTGCCTGGCGAACTCGTCGAACTCCACGAACGAGCCCTCGTCCAGCAGGGCCAGCACCCGCTCCCTGGCCGTCATCTTGCCCTTGGCGTGCTGCTTGTCCACCGCCGCTGACGAGCCCGCATGCACGGCCTCGTCGAGCCGCCGCGCCAGATCGGCGATCTTGCCGGCGGTGGTGTGAATATCCGGTTCCGCCGGCATCTCCTCCGCAGTGCTCATGCGCGCAAGGCTAGTCCTCCTCCTAGAGTGAAGCCATGTCGGACGCGGTTCGCACGCACGCCCTCTTCAAGCGGTACGGGCAGCAGATCGCTGTCGCGGGGGTGGACCTGGTGGTGCCCGCCGGGAGCTTCGCGGGCCTGGTCGGGCCCAACGGGGCGGGGAAGACGACCACCCTCAGCATGATCACCGGGCTGATCCGTCCCGACGGCGGCTCCGCCGAGGTGGACGGCTTCCACGTCTGGCGCGACCCCGTGGAGGTGAAGGCGCGCATCGGGGTGCTGCCCGAGGGGCTGCGCCTGTTCGAGCGGCTGTCGGGGCGCGAGCTGCTGGTCTACAACGGCAGGCTGCGCGGCCTGCCCAAGGCCGACGTCGAGCAGCGCGCGGCCGAGCTGCTCGCCGTGATGGACCTGACCGAGGCCGCCGACAAGCTCGTCGTCGACTACTCCACCGGCATGCGCAAGAAGATCGGCCTGGCGGCGGCGCTGCTGCACAACCCGTCCGTGCTCTTCCTCGACGAGCCGTTCGAGGGCGTCGATCCCGTCAGCGCCAACACGCTGACCGAGGTGTTGCGGCGCTACACCGCCTCCGGCTCCACCGTCATCTTCTCCAGCCACGTGATGGACCTGGTCGAGCGGCTGTGCGACTGGGTGTCGGTGATGAGCGCGGGCCACATCGTGGCGCAGGGGGCGCTGGCGGACGTACGCGGTGACCGTCCCTCGCTCAACCAGGCGTTCCTCGAACTGGTCGGGAGCGGGCACCAGGGCGGCGAGCCGGGCCTGGGCTGGCTCGGCGCCCAGCGGCCGACGGCGCCGCAGGCCGGCTCGCAGCAGGCCCCCCAATGACCACCGTCACGCTCTTCGCGCAGCTCAAGCTGCGCCTGATGGCCGGCAACCTGCGCGGCGACCTTCAGCGCAAGCTCGGCTTCGTCTTCACCCTGCTGGCCGCCGCCGGCCTGGCCGTGCTCGGCTTCTTCCTGATGAGCCTGCTGCGGCTGGCTCCGCCGGACATCGCCGCCTCCCTCGTCATCGTGGCGTTCAGCACGTTCCTGATCGGCTGGATGGTCGTGCCGCTGATGGCGTTCGGCCTGGACGACACGCTCGACCCGGCCAAGCTGGCGCTCTTCCCGCTGGGCACGCGGCGGCTGGCGATCGGGCTGTTCACCGCCTCCGTCACCGGTGTCTGGCCGGCGGCGATGCTGTTCGTGACGTTCGGCGCGCTGGTCGGGCTGGCCTCCAGCGCGGGCGGCTGGCTGCTCGGGGTGCCGGCCGTGCTGGTGCAGTTCGCGCTCTGCGTGGTGACG
The nucleotide sequence above comes from Nonomuraea gerenzanensis. Encoded proteins:
- a CDS encoding NYN domain-containing protein — its product is MAIPDLMPHPVAAKYAVLVDVGYLYAAAGEVLLGAKERKEYRVAADELIQSLQKHAEERISGELLRIYWYDAARDRVPTVDQRVIAQLPWVKVRLGNLNARGQQKGVDAQIRSDLEALARHHAVTDTILLAGDEDMVPAVEAAQAYGVRIHLWGVEPPYGTNQAERLVWESDTVEVISADFLRPFFSRAPQPVPVTPPAAAPSPAQVFAGRAPVKPHAKPGQVAKLGPSRPRVEDVGEHVAQKWILTRGRDNIRDLLPGPILPTVIDTELLIEAEKELGHSLRPYPEARVWLRDGFWARVYREFDLGVGVSSK
- a CDS encoding acyl-CoA carboxylase subunit epsilon, with the translated sequence MTPDLRIVRGDATPEEIAALTAVLASRNVRDEPERPANPGRQTWRNPARAMRKPVAPGKSAWRMSALP
- a CDS encoding acyl-CoA carboxylase subunit beta; translated protein: MSTAEEMPAEPDIHTTAGKIADLARRLDEAVHAGSSAAVDKQHAKGKMTARERVLALLDEGSFVEFDEFARHRSTMFGLEERRPYGDGVITGHGTVDGRQVCVFSQDVTVFGGSLGEVYGEKIVKVLDLALKTGCPIIGINEGGGARIQEGVVALGLYAEIFKRNVHASGVIPQISLIMGAAAGGHVYSPALTDFVVMVDQTSQMFITGPDVIKTVTGEEVTFEELGGARTHNTRSGVAHYQAADEQDALDYVKALLSYLPSNNLDEAPAYEPATDLGPVPELDEIIPDSPNQPYDMHEVIGHVLDDGEFLEVHALFAPNVVVGYGRVDGQPVGVVANQPMHFAGCLDINASEKAARFIRTCDAFNIPILTFVDVPGFLPGTDQEWNGIIRRGAKLLYAYAEATVPLITVITRKAYGGAYDVMGSKHLGADVNLAWPTAQIAVMGAQGAVNILHRRRLAAAADPEAERAALVTEYEDTLANPYIAAERGYVDAVIRPAETRPQVVRALRALRNKRMTLPPKKHGNIPL
- a CDS encoding ABC transporter ATP-binding protein, with the translated sequence MSDAVRTHALFKRYGQQIAVAGVDLVVPAGSFAGLVGPNGAGKTTTLSMITGLIRPDGGSAEVDGFHVWRDPVEVKARIGVLPEGLRLFERLSGRELLVYNGRLRGLPKADVEQRAAELLAVMDLTEAADKLVVDYSTGMRKKIGLAAALLHNPSVLFLDEPFEGVDPVSANTLTEVLRRYTASGSTVIFSSHVMDLVERLCDWVSVMSAGHIVAQGALADVRGDRPSLNQAFLELVGSGHQGGEPGLGWLGAQRPTAPQAGSQQAPQ